The genomic window TGGAGGTGAGTGGAAAtggagaaatgtgatttttaggCCCAGTCCAGACGTAGACGGACATCTggggaaaatgaaaatcaaagagGCCTACATTTGTATGTGCCTTGGCCTTTCGTCCACATGGAAACTCAACTTGACGTCACTAAAAACgattatttacaaaaactgaaacaattgTTGAGAAAATTCCATGGGGAAACAGATTTACATTCCCGTGCATTACAGATTGCGACAAATAATTTTCCCACGTACTTCCTTTGACATGATTCCCAATCAACATCATCTTGTATTTTACTACCTTTATATTCTAATACGCAATTTAAAAGCGGTTCAATCTTTACATCAGTTCCATGCAAATAAATCTCCTGGCGCAATGTTTGATTCCCAACAGGATTCTGATTGGCCGACACAGGTTTTAGCTCTGCGCTACACTCCCCCCTGTGGGTTTAAAACCACACTGGGGGGGATATAGgaaatatagatttaaaaaaaaaaacttttcgaAAACAGATTCAGTGTTGTACgataatatttttgtaaacaatgtggtggaaatatttgtttctaTAAAGACCTGGCTTTGTGTGCAAATCTGAGTATTCAGTTTCTTAATCCTGATTTTATTCTTGAAGTTTAACATTGAACAGACCaggtggaacaaaaaaaacctccagttcttctttgtgtttttgtgtcaatcAGAAGTTAGCTGAGATCTGCCACAATGGCTACACGGACGCTCTTCGTTTCTTGAAAGAAAGGGGTGAGCATTCCCACTTCCATCCTCACTCACTGCAGGTCTTTgacacctttattttttactgccGTCTGCAAAGTCGGGTCTAAGTACATCGCCAGTCAAGAATTTATGCATTTAGATCTGCTCAGTGTAAAGCATGTCCCTCGGAGTTTATCGCTTGGGAAAGGCTGGACCACACCTCCTTGTCGTGAGCGTGGAAAAGAGCGGGCTAAAGCAGAAGAGGCCAGGCTGAGGAAGATGCTGCAGTGCAAAGGAAACCCTCAGCAGGAAGAGCAGACACAGCTCAGCCACAAAGTCACCCACAGCCTCCCCGCCGGCATCCAGGAAGGTCAGAGTGGAAACAAACACTACAGGTCCTGATCAGCAGTAGGGATGcaagttatcgattaatcagTTTTGTCTCAATACACCTGCTTGATTGCTCCTATATCGATCGActaacaattaattgataagTGGCCACaaaaactccagtttttttcttgcatcaaTAAGGCCGGCTGTCTTTCCATAACATGACGGgttgtatttttcatttgctgaatttataaaagaaacatcattctatttgattttaaattttttgtgtgtcaaaCTATGTTAAGTACTGACTGCATgggtaaacagaaaaaatgtggtTTCCTCTCATTATTAAACTTACACAGCCCTCAAACTCAACCCTGCTTATCGCCATCATGTCTTTTTATATCATGGTACATTTTTTCTGTTCGGCCCTCTGGCTTCATAACAAATCAGTAGTCTTTGGCTGAGAAGTCGACACTGCTCCATCGTGTAGCTCGGCTGAACGAGCGCTACGGAGTTGACAACTGAAGGAGCTCGtcaagtttttatatttcaaaacagaaccgcataaaATGCATCTTGTATCTCACACCAGACTCtggaccgtttctctttcccATTCTAGTATCGCTGCTATTTTTGTATAACTGGCTCCGCTTGGATGCCGGCCAAACTACAACCCTAAAAGACAGTCTAAACTGACGTGATTAGTTATTCTAATAAACCGTTAATCAACATTCAATCACAAATCAATGAATTGTTTGCATCGGTAGCTTGCAAGGTTAATATAAAGTTAGATTTGCATTCAAAAAGTTTGCATATCTTTTTGAATGCAAACTAATACTCTGAGCAGCATGAGGtcacagacagaaataaaatgaagataaTGTATTTCAAATGTCTCCTGAAGCAGAccataaagtttgcattttgatTGTGTTTCCACATGTTAGTGCTGTGTGAGGCGTGCCTGCATAACCGCAACCCAATCAGCTGGTGGTCTCGATTTACTCACTTCCTCCCAATAAAACTCATCATTTACATGCTGACCCTGCCCCTCCGGCCTATCCAGCTCAGCCTCTCGCTCGCCAAAGGTAAAGTAGATTtgagttgtttattttaataaagaattGGAAAAGAGTAAAGTAAAACCGGAATGCCTGTTGTGTTTCATATGTGACATAATGTACATGGAGAATCGGGAGTGATAACCCCAAAAAGATTTGTCTCAAGGATTTATGTATTGCTAAGTTTGAACTTGACAGATTGCTCATCTCtcttttactttgactttttacTATTAGAACAAGTCCTTTGGCTCGGACCGCACAGAGGGAGACACAAAGTCTGAACCCAGACTACTTTTAGTCCAGTTGTTAATTTGGTCCTTTGTTGGTTTTTGTATCAGGAGAAGATTCTCTAGAAAATATCAAGATGATGTTAGACACAGAAAGcatgtcaaaatgttaaaaaaaaaggaaagtgtcCATTTATAGAAGTATAtgtaaactgttttatttaacgTCATAATTTCTAATGGTCTTTCTCTTATCAAATAAAGGTCATATTTCCTTGAACCCCATTTTTTCCTTGAATTTATCTATGAAATCCACATAAGAGAAAGCTGTAAATCACCAGAAATTATTTGTTATTGAAACTAGcaaatgtgggttttttttgttgtttttttttaagacgcAATATTATTACGTAGTTCTGAGATCAGCTTTGTGTGCCTTAGTGTCCTGCCTGTGCCATACTATCCATAGCAAGATGCAGGTAAGAGAAATGTGTCTTTAAAGGGAAAGTatgatgtaaaatcaactttttttgacgattattatgttattcccttatttaaaaaaaacaccttttaataACTTCGAATGActacttcatttattttaaatcctgttAAATTGTGCGGAAATCCCATAAAGTGAGTGATGAATCAgtagaataacattttaatcaagaaatgtttcataaaatccAATGACAGTGACATTTAATAGACATACCATAATCCAAAGcatctaaagtaaaaaaaaaaaaaaaaagattaatgaaAACCATTATAGGTTGTGTAACTTTGAAAGGCCAGTCCGGCTGTAGGACTGATGACGTTAATGTGTGGTCTCAACGAGTCGGTATTGTGCATCGTATCAGTTCATAGCACCTTGAGTGTAGCAGTAATCCTGATTCGATCCTTCCCTCCAGAGAAGTCGAGCTTAAAGAGAACCTGGAAACAGTCTGTCTACTGGAAACAGTAGATTAAAATGTTGACTCCACCTGCAGCAGAATGCAGTCCTCAACAGTACAgcgattaaaaacaaatgcttaaaTACACAAAGTCAGCCAGTTATGTCCCTGATTTACACATGTAAAATGGCTCatgaatataaaaaacaacaaaataaaatgtgcagaaaaaaaaacattctgctgtTTCAGTTAAATCCTAAAAGTGTTAATTCTCAACtttgctaaaaaacaaacaaacaaaaaaacgggtAACATCTAAAAAATAACCAACTGCGGTTTGGAGACTGAGTTAGCTAATGTCTCTGGAAGGTAACGAAGACTTTTCTCGTCTTCCTCACGCACTGCTGGCGTTTGGTCCGCTGCCGATGTTGGGAATCTCATCGGCAAACGACTGGGTCATCCACTGTCCGTCTGGCAGCTGACCCTCTGATTGGGATGTGGTCGCCTCCTGTGCTCCTTCTGAGGACGGGCCACAAACGGACAGATGCAGATGGAGAATCACTGAATGCATTACGCCAGCAGCGTCCAAAGAAtggcccttgaaatgattttcaactttctttcaatttaagacattttaaacaggCTGAGTGGGAGCCCCAAATTAGGTATAGATGTTTCAAATAAATCCCATTATTACTATATCCTGTTAGGATTCGTTTCAGGTTTAGCCATCTGCTGGCGGTTACCTGAGTTCGCGGTAGACGTGAGCGTACAGTGACCGTTGGTCTGGCTGTTGGCCTGGCCTTCTTCAGCTCCTCTCTCCACATACGCGCCGCCGTAGGCGTCCTCATATCCCGGGTCGTACTGCTCCTCCTTTATTGCTAACCTCTTGGCATCCTCTGTTGGCATTcggagagaaaaaataatttaaaaaaatcaacaagacGCTGGATGAAACTCAATCAAACAGACTATCATGCTGTAATATTAATGTGTAAAACGGTTTAAATCATTTACTCCAGCTTATCTAGCTTACATATGTATATTGATGATGAAGCCTACCCTTAGCTAACTGAAGGTCGAATGTGTAGTTGACTTCCTCGATCTCGGTAGCTTTCCGGATGCCCTTCAGCTGATCCCGGAGCTCCCGCAGCTTGATGTAGAAGTGAACCTTGTCCTGAGCACGAGGAAACTGGGCACAGCGGGCGCTGGAGGAAGGCATCAGGAACAAGGCCTGGAGGGGCAGCCAATCAATGGACAAGAGACTCTGAAGTTTATGAACGCTAAGCTGCCTGTAGAAGTATTTCAGTTAGCAACAGGTGATCTTTGTTTACTACTGAGACAGTTTTGATGATGAGACGTCATTTACCTTTTCAGCACATTATTAGCAGTTTGCGATAATAAATTTTTTCTGGGAACTACGTAAGAACAAAACCATACCAGACAGCTTATGTTGGGAtattaaaaagtattaatgttGTAAAACcaaatgtagcttttaaaaGTCTGACAAATGTTACCAGCTGGTTGTGGTGATTGTTTTAATcgctaaacattttaataacactGGTGTGattcattttttagttttttttcttctgaaaaaaaagaaaacaaaggtcCTCTATGGTAAGTTTGGAGTTAcctattcatttttgtttcaaacttgcTGATAGCACTGTAAGCCACACCACACACCGAtatgcaaactttttttatttttacacattttacaatGTTACCACGATGGCGTTTTAGGACCGTTGTACTCACAAAATTCCTGCCAAAAAACTCAAGGCATTTCTTGAAAAAACAAGTACATTtcttgagtttcaaaagttgaaatttcttttttttttcctccaaaatttctgagattaatcaaagttttttcgttttttttagcaaattttcaatTCTTCAAGCTAAAAAATATCCttgttttttcagcagaaatgtactcctcttTTCTATTTCCAATTGCTCCAACATGTCATTGACTGTTACAAACACAATCCTGAGtgaattttctttgtatttcatGTGATCTCCAACACAACGGCGTGTACGACTGTGGgatgaaaggaaaatgtaatatttgttttgccAACAAAAATCTGAGGCGTGTGTTGTGTTCAGCCTCCTTTATTCTGATaagtgaaaactgaaatgtgtgtcaaaaaaaaaaaaaaacagacgcCACTCAACAAACGTACAGAAATAAAGCCTATGAATGCCACTGCTGAATGCCCAGGTGTCGTTTCTTCAGGTATTTCTGTGGAGCTTTAGCgcgtttgtcatttttttaaacaaatttgatGTATCACAGTGTTGTAAATGTAAAGGCAGATTTCTGCTCTCACCACATCACATTCTGGGATCTTGTGTGGCTGCAAACCAAATTCCAGCTTTTGTGGTTTCTTGCCAAACAGTTCCCTGCAGAACATTTCATAGATacctgggggaaaaaagaaatgcaatgtTACTTTGTATCAAATCTGTTGCTCTGAACATCACTGAATTGATGGTGGGGGAGAGGGAAGCGTACATTTTCCATTGAACACAGCAATGAGAGGTTTGTACTTCTTCAACTTCTCCACGAGAATTTTACCTCCTTCTCGCAAAAAGAgagtggtggggggggggggaaagaaaaataacattaaatgcagcattttacCATAATCTGAAGTTAAGAtcttaagctttttttattattattattcaccaGTTTACATGGCTACCTTGAGAGGTCTTTGCTCCCTGGGGTTGCCCTGGAAACCATATTGGTGAAGCCCATTTTGTATTTGACCGGCAGCGTTGTGTCATGCATGTGGTTGAGTTGCTCCTCGGTAAATCCAGACAGAAACAGGCATTtccctggggaaaaaaacaacaacatgtttaGAACATAAAGAAATGTTAGTAGTTCTCCGAAAACAACCAAAGGTGGAACTAGATTTTATCCAGTCTCAGTCTCAAATTCATCCATCGTAGTGATTGTAGCTGGCTCGGATTACAAACATAAGCTCACAAAAAACTAGAAAGTTTGGGAAACGCCTAAAAAGATCAATGTGAAAATGTCTAACTCTTCTTCAGCCAAATTTGCGATACCGTAATTCCACAACATGTTGCGCTACCTGAAAAATTCCAAAGGTTTCTGAAATgggagacgttgcgctttccagccaatCTCGGGTCATTATGGTAATTTCATCCCCGCCGTAGCAGGAAGTAAAATTAATCTGATGAAACACTCTTTTACTAGAcggtaaattgcgaaaataacttgctagatatCGAAAGTTacggttgttatggataaatgggcaaatatatttactcacacagcatttaaagaactttgtacaattaaaataagcaaaaatatccaggctGAGATTTGAAACTTAAGATTTAAAGGGTTAAACTGCACATCATCATGTGTATTCAAATAATCAAACTATGGTGGCACTACAGGCACATTGTTACTACTTTGaccacaaattaaaaataaccttAGCATCAGAACTCACAAAAATGATTTCCAGGTCCTGGAAACCACCGGCCAATAAAAGCTGCCATCAGTCCTGGGTTTATACcaatctgcaaataaaacaagatgcCACTACGGTTACCAAAACCCTGAAGTCCCTCCGAACACATCCCATCCAACACGGAGAGTCAGGTAAAAATTGGACCTTACAATGACATAGTCCAGGTTGTAATCCAGCAGGTCGGGCAATGTCTTCTTCATGACTTCCTCCTCCGTCATCCCTTTGAAGCGGTCCACTTTCCTCTTCACCTTCTTGAAGCTCTCATCAATCTTCTCCTGCTTGCCCTCACCCTGAGCCTTAGCTGCCTTCTTGGGTTTCGGACCTGGTTTAGCTTTTGGTGCATTTGGGTCCTTCGGTGGTTTCGGTGCTTTGGGGACCTTTGGGGGTTTCGGTGCTTTGGGGGCTTTGGGGATTTTGGGGGGCTTTGGCGCTCCTGGCTCCTTGGGTTGAGTTGGTCTACCTCTCTTTTTAGTTGgagctaaaagacaaaaaggttgtacaacaaaaacaatagtttAGAACTTTATGATTGATGGTTGTTGTTGCCTCAGACTGTGATAACGTACTGGTGTGACAACATCTCTAGATAGACTTAATTCCTTTAATATTAGCCTcccatgtttcattttaaaggggcattattacataaaatcaactCTTTTGAGCTTCccatcatgttataatgctattctctcatcaaaagcaaacctggagtgttgctttgattcttttatgcatgtttgagaaatcccttaatctccatggcaacaataTAGCTGaacaaaacgcctgggtggacctagctctgcctttgaggacaaagctcctcctctgagctgcagttttcaagcttctgcctcacagagcagctctcctccactcagctccttcagactagccagcagcaattagcaaacattagCACCTTCTGAGCTCATATAACCTCTCTGTGGTAACGCAGAACAAGACTCTCTAAACTGTGTAtgctattatttaaaaatcttccCAGTACGTTTAGTCAGGTCAGCAGGTTCCGTCTGCTCCATGGTGGGCTCTGGGTTGGCCATGTGGGCCCTGGCCGCCTCTGCAGTCGGATTCTCTGGGTAGTGAAACTGGTGCTGAGGGTTGAAGTTGGCGTACTGAGCCTGGAGAGCTTGGAACTGCTGGGCGGACCGAACCCTGTGGTAGAACAATATCaatgaaacactgaattttaaGATTGTAAGGATAAGGCCCCGGGCTGTTCTGTGGAATAAAAGAGACTTTAATATTGTTAATTCAATcaatgcctttttttaaaatgtatttattaaaaataaatttaaaataaaatatccgaTCATAAGAGAATGTGTTTAAATACCAAATGCAGCTATTACTGTCAATATCAAGCATTTTAGTGTCATAATCATCAGCATAAACTAATATTATGAAAGCAATAAGTCTTTTAGGAATACATTTAGAATTACGCAGTCCTCTAAGATTTATTATTCATAAGCACAAAGTCAAATACCACCTTTCtgaaacaatttttaataaaaacataacatttcattatttttacaaatataactCGCAGTACAGTGAATGGagctatttaaaagaaattgtcaAGTGAATAAAACTGGCAAATTTTCTGCTTTATCAGTCATGACCAATGAGTGCAGCCGATATTTAGTTCAGTGAACGGACCATACTGCCAGCAACGCCCTTTGGTGTGGACGTTTTAACTGAGTGAAGAAGACTTTTGACAATTGTAACGCTAGTATTTGTGATGCTAGTATCTGTTTGGCCTCCAGTCATGAAGGACTGAACTACACGTAACAAAGACACTGGTgtagaaaacaataaatcccagaatgcactgcattAGCCCACTTTCATTTCCAGACGGACGAGGAGGATCTAGATTTTTGTAgttgtctgtcattttgactgaaTGGGTCGAAAAAGTTCCGTcgtaatatattttttgtggtcggtttttaaaatgatgacatTCAATTGTACGTAAATTTCATTTGGTTTAATTATGCAGAGCCAGAAACGTAATATGTTGATGTATATAGGTGAAGCAGCGGCTGACATATTTCCTAACTAAAGTATTTGCTAGTGCGCTGAGTGGCTCAGTTGGTGGAGATCGTGCGCCAAACGCAGTGATAGTCCTGAGTTTGATTCCTGGTCCCGGCAGCTTCCTGTATGTCctcaccttcttcttcttctttcctcttcctttATTTCTGTCTACTTACTGTTCAATAAGTGCCACTAGTGCCGTAAAAagttatagaaaaataaaaccaagacaCATTTTCTAGCAATCGAGAAATAGTTCATACACGTTTgtcttaagaaaaacaaatatcatTCCAGGTTCGTTATTTTCCTGGTTTTGATCGACATTATATTACAACTCATATTACTATTAATCATCATTCATGGTCAGCATCGTATGGAATGATAATGATAGTGGtaagacaaaagcaaaagggTGAATAAGTGCACATGTAAGCCTGTAACGATAACAAATTCTGCTAGATGATAAATTGTctcagaagttattgcgataaaccaTAATATTGTTTTGATACAGTTTTCATATACTTTAAGGGTAATGGCATAATATACAAGAACActttctcaaagatcaataagctttaaattctaatgaacatttaaacactggaactggaagacattttaaatatccaaagtaaataaacaaaacaacaaataaaatgaattatgaagtctctgtaaacaaaatgatcTTTCAAACCGagatagttgagaccaaagtgTCACACTGAAGACTTCTATCTTTCagtatttggttaaaaagggagagaaaaaagaaaaacgataaatcaagcaaatgaaaaattattgagtttcttttaatttatcgtgggattaattgtttttaatgcgacacacacacacacacacacacacacacacacacacacacacacaaacggaATACTTCCTGGCTGCACTGGTGAGGAGGAAGACTCACCACTGATGAAGATACTCCGGGGAGACAACAGGCAGTGATCCATTC from Poecilia reticulata strain Guanapo linkage group LG6, Guppy_female_1.0+MT, whole genome shotgun sequence includes these protein-coding regions:
- the tdg.1 gene encoding thymine DNA glycosylase, tandem duplicate 1: MEEKLNGSLPVVSPEYLHQWVRSAQQFQALQAQYANFNPQHQFHYPENPTAEAARAHMANPEPTMEQTEPADLTKPPTKKRGRPTQPKEPGAPKPPKIPKAPKAPKPPKVPKAPKPPKDPNAPKAKPGPKPKKAAKAQGEGKQEKIDESFKKVKRKVDRFKGMTEEEVMKKTLPDLLDYNLDYVIIGINPGLMAAFIGRWFPGPGNHFWKCLFLSGFTEEQLNHMHDTTLPVKYKMGFTNMVSRATPGSKDLSSLFLREGGKILVEKLKKYKPLIAVFNGKCIYEMFCRELFGKKPQKLEFGLQPHKIPECDVALFLMPSSSARCAQFPRAQDKVHFYIKLRELRDQLKGIRKATEIEEVNYTFDLQLAKEDAKRLAIKEEQYDPGYEDAYGGAYVERGAEEGQANSQTNGHCTLTSTANSEGAQEATTSQSEGQLPDGQWMTQSFADEIPNIGSGPNASSA